Part of the Sciurus carolinensis chromosome 7, mSciCar1.2, whole genome shotgun sequence genome, AGGTCCCTCCAACCCACTTCATTCCCCTTGTTCACTGTGAGGAGGAGGAGCGAGGAAATTTTGGTGGTTCTTGACTAGTTGAGATCCTTGTAGAAGTTCTTTCTGGCCATATTCTTAAGAGGTTCCACTGCAGGGATCTTCTCTATGGTTTAATTTTTGCTGTCTGGGTATGGAACAATGCTGAGCTGAATTAATGGGGGTGATTGGTCAGCTATAGCTCCCTGAGACAACTGTGAACCCCTGACTCAgctttcttttcatgatttggtTTTAAGCTGTTTGCACTGTTTTAAGAACCCTTCTATTACTGTTGTGCTTTAAGTTTTGTCTGTCTTTCCAACTGTTTTTAAGTCTACCCCCCCCCCATTGCCCCTCTCCTCTTCTCATTCACAGTTTGGGGTATAGCACTATGAGTTTGTTTTCTACTTTGCTAACTTATCTTCCAGTCTCTCCAGATCTCTGTGTAATATTGAgtcttagagcatttattttgtcactcacctctcaattctgcttttctttcactGCCTGCTTTTTGTTGTGAGGTGATTGAGACTCACTGCCTAGCTCCCTTCTGGTATCTTCCATTCCCTTCTGTGTGGAATATTTCTTTAAGTACTTTCTGTAGGGCTGGCTTAGTAGTAATGGATTCCTTTAGTTTACGCTTATCTTGgagggtttttatttctttgcttctgaAGGTCAGTTTTCCTGTATATAACAATCTTGGTTAACAGTTATTTTCAAGGCTTGGTAAAATTCAGTAGGGAAGCCTGCCAGCCTTGGACTTTGATTTGTTGGAAGACTTATTCCTGATTCAATCTCTTTACTTATTATCAGTCTCTCAGGTTTTCCAGATTATCGAGTTTCAGTTTTGGTGGATCATATTTGTCTAGACATGTATCCTTTTATTCTAGATTTCCCAATTCCTTGGTACATAGCTGCTCGCTATGCTCCCTAATTACTCTTTGTCTGCCAGTGGGGTACATTTCAGTGTCTCTGtttctatttgttattttatttgattagGTCTGCTCTTTTTTCTTGGTTAGCCTAACTAAAGCTTTGTCAgttaatcttttcaacaaaatgACTCTACATTgatcttttgtaaatttttagtCTATTTACTCAtactctgatattatttctttccttctactaatttttgGTTTGCTcttgcttttctatttcattgagtTGCATCACTACCTTGTCcatttgaaatctttttatttcttatgtaggcacttattgctataaacttcctTCTTAATACTCTCTTGATTATATCCCATAGGTTTTCataggttttgttttcattttcttttgtttcaagaaatttttaaaaatttccttttgatttcttcattgaaGAGAGttgtttagatatttttataatttctaaagttcctattgttgttttctattattattccattgtgatcagaGAAGACACAtgctaaaatttcaaattttttgccTTTGTTGAAACTTGTTGAAACCATAAATatgatctatcctggagaatgttcccaGGTGCTGATGGGGACAATATGTGCTCCACAGCTGGtggatgaaatgttctgtaaatgtctgttctGTCCAATTTGTCTGTAGTAAAGTTTAACTCAGAGTTTGTTTCCTTATTTACTTTTTGGCCTAGATGATCTGTTCATTGATGGAAATGAGATGTTGAAGACCCCAACTACCATTGTCTTCTATCTCTCCCTTTAGATCTAATAATGTTTTTACTATAAAATTGGTGCTGTAGTGTTGGGTGCATATATACTTAAAACTGTGGTTTTCTCTTGTTGTCAACACATTTACTATTATAGTGACTTTCTTTACAATTTGATGTCAAGTCTATTTATCTGATATAGGTATAGCAGCTTGCTCTTAGTCTTGGTTGGCATGGTGAGTCTTTCCATCCCTTCACTTTCAGTCCTTGTGTGCCTTTACTGGCAAAGTGAATTTCTTGTAGGCAGTATATCGCtggatcttttttaaaagaatccatTCAGCAagtgtatatttttttaatttggaaatttaatccatttacattggAGGGTATTATTGACAAGAAAAGACatactacttttttttatttttttctgattgttttatatctcctttgttcctttcttattctcttaTTGTTCACCATTGTGGTTTGGTGGATTTTCTGTGTTGATAAAGTTTGATTCTCATTCTCTTTCAATTAATTAGACTTTAATACAGATTTCTTTCAAtacagttattaaaataattaggtCAACTTATATGCTAATGGGgagaaatgtctttaaaatccATAGTAAGCAAGCTCCAGAATAGGGTGTGTAGTTTATATACTGTAAGAGTTTGGGCTCAGAGATCTTCAGTAAGATAGGGGTTCAACTTCTCTAGATAGTGAAAATGAGGGTCTGGGATGGAAGGGGTTTTAACTTTCATTGTGTACttctttgtattatattttctgtgttgtttgaacttgaaatttttcCACTCATTTAATCATTCTATTTGGGTGGTAATAATTAGAGTTGGGATACtgtttgaatttcatttctaCCTGAATATTGATTCAGATTGTGTGGTTTAGTTCCCCAGGCCTGCCTGTATTGAGATTGTCCTTTTTGATTCTGATACACAGCTGTGTTTGGGAAACTTGGCTTCCTATAGAAGATCTCTGAGGGTTTGAGTGATCAGAGAGGTCTTTGTATGTCAGAGTATTCATTTTAAACtgattgtgtttttatttaaatcatattcAGTAAACATGGGAAACTGTACAGTCTGGATTATGGTTTAGGCAAAGACTATTTCTGCCATATTTGGGATCTGAACTGTTATTTGGTGCCATGATTACCTGTAATCTGATGAAAAGTATTAATAGAGCAATGTGTCAGTtgtttatcaaaatattaaatgattaaatCTGTAGTCTAGTGATTTCTATAATTTCAGAGAAGTGATGAATGTAACTGATATTTCAAGAAATCTGCAAAACCAATaatgaaatgtgaaaatatgtatgagtTCTGTTGGTGATACAATCACAGATAGtgtctttttgtgattttttttattttttggctataCTCAAAGGAAATGCTAAATTTCATTAGTGTTAGTGAGGAGCAAAATGCATTTTCCCCATCTAACTTCAAAGACTACTGAATTTGGGTTGCAGGCCGGGAATCTCACTGAAGGATGGAGGGGAAAGGGCAGGAAAGGAGAGCAgtctgggaaggaggaagagtcAGCAGTAGGAGGGAAGGCTGCCTCTGACTTGGTTTCCCCACTCGGGGATGAGGAAGGGGTGGATTCAGCATATATCAGGTAACTGGAAAACGGGAAAaaggcttttcttggatggctTCAGATTGGACgaatggatgaatgaaagaaGAGGTTGTTGTTTGCAGGTAGCAGGAAACCTGCACATCACAGGAAACCCAATGAGGAGAAGATCCAGAACGGATCTGAGGACTTTGTCAGCATCCAAGGCAGTAGAGGCCAGGGCCTCGATGGGGCTGGCCAGGCCTGCTCTGCTGCTGGAGGAGAAAGCAGATCTCAGTGACAGCCTAGAGGGGAGGCTGTCTGAAAGCCTCAGAGGTGCATGTGGTTGGGGGGCCACTAAGTGGAAGACTCCCAAGTGGAGAGTGTGTCCAAGGGACCCAGGAGGGGAACCAACAGCCTGGGAAAAAAGGCAGATGTTGAATCCATGAAGATGTCAGGTTTGGGGGATTTGCAAATaggagaaggaataaaaatggagGCGGGGTCCCAGGTGCGCTGGGGGTCTTGGTGATGGTGCTTCTTTAACACAGTGGTGGGCACGCTGGAACATTCCAGTAAATGCCAGCAGTTTGATAGCTTTGAAGAGCACGGGAAGTGAATCAGTCAGCCGCTTTCAAACCCCTATAAggattctttcctcctttcttatctGCCATCTCCTCCTCCGACAAGCTGTTCCCAGAGCACAGCTGCAGGCCTGCCAACCACCGAGGACATAGATTTCAGACATCTTGTGCAAAGTTTACTGATCTCCACGACCTTCCGCATCTTAAACGCACGGCTCTGTGGCCTTTCATCTGTTGCTTCCCTGTTATCTATTTTCCTCCTCCCCTGGCAGCACAAGACTAccagctccttcctcttttctccctccaGCATCTCCTTatctccctcctgctcctgcttctcCGTGCGCTGTATAATTCTAGCACTCCAATGCTGGATTCCTGCTTAGCTACTCTTCCGGGCTTAGCTGTCTTCTGCTTCCTGGCGGAAACCTGAACTTCATGCTCAGACCCTCAGCTAGCTCCCTGAAGAGCTGACTCAGAAGACAGAGTGGTCCCTGGCTTCTGCCTTCCCTTGGGTTTCAGTAGCCACGTGGTCTGCTTGGATTTTGCTTGTGAGAAGTTGGAAGCGATTCGCCTGTTTCCAAAGGAGACTCAAAAATCCTTCGTCCACCTTAGACCTGATTGAGACTTCTTACGTGGGTCGAGAGAGAGTTAGTGACCTGGGAGGTCCTGAGCGGATCCTGACCTGTGGGCTGGATGCACGTGGTCTGCACGGTCCCTGCAGCCACATGAGACCCCGTCTCACGGCTCCTCCTTCCCTGGGCACTTGTAGGCCCACGGCACATGGGTTGGAGACGGGGGGTCCACATACAGTGCATTTCAGATGGTGATTCTAGGACGAACCCCATCAGCGACCAAGGAATGAGTTCATCTCTACAGTTGGCCCTCCACATCTGTGGGCTGGTTGGCTGCAATTCTACCAACCATGGGTCAAAAATCCGCACCCCCCAGATCACATATCTCCTAAACAGCTAGCCTTTTttctatcattattccctaaccaATATAAAATAACATCTATTTCCATGGCATTTACATTGGGTATGATAAGTAATTTTGAGATTACTTAAAGGATGTGCATAAGTCATAGGCAAATACTAAGCcatttatgtaagggacttgagcatccatggattttggtatccatggggagtcctggaaccaaccGCCCCCTTAGAAACTACGGGACAACTCTAACCGTCCCAGAAAGGCTCCAAAAAGTGGTTTACTTTCATTGTCACACATGGCTGAAGGGAAAGAGTTTGGTTCCATCCAGGGGATCAAAACTTGTGTAAAATTAGGAGAGAAAGGCATTTCTATACTCAGTTTGATATTTTTAAGGAAGCCTAACAGCTAGGTTAGAAATGGTGGGGTTCGTCTTGCAGAGCTGAGGTCAGACCTCGGCAATGCTACAAAAGCTGACTTCGCTCAAGTCGTCTCTCCAGAACTCACCTAGCAGATGTAGACTCAGAGATAAGATTTGAAAACCTGATTAAATGAATGAGGCAAAGGATTGTGAATGGTTTAACTTGcatcagtttttttgtttgttttgtagttttgggTCAAGTAAGTGTAACACTGTATCTCTGGTTGTGACTTGGCACGTCTCTATGCAGTGATGCATGTTTTTCATCTCTGTTGTCTAGACTTGTTGGACAACCTGCAAGCAAAAGTTGGGGCAAAGCCTAGGGGGATCCAGGCAGAGGGATCTTTTctgcttagaaaagaaaaaggtgactGTAGGCCCATAAAACAGGAGCCTGCTACTTAAGGTGAGGCAAGCTTCgtgttttcatttctgtacaAATCTCTGCAGACTTTGTACATATGTAATTCATTCTATAACAATCACAGGAGTcggtttatttttcaaatagaatCACCCAGACTTATCACAACAGGTGCTAAAAATACATGAGCTAAAAGCAGCAGGCAGTGAAACTGGAGAATGGCTGTGTTTCTGCAGGTGGGGGACAGACAGTAGGGGACACACAGAGCTCTCATTCGACCAGTAAAGAACACCTTGAAAGATCTGCTGTGCAACTGGCTATTCATTTCAGGCAACAGTTTGGAGATAGTGAAAGCTGTGCTGATCCTAGTTTGCAAGTTAGTAGGAGGGGCCCGTTGAGTAGTCCCTATCCAAGATGTTTGGGACCAaatgtgtttcagatttcagacttttttttttagatttttgaatatttgtaaatgttgagcatccctaatctgcaAATCCAGGAAATAtacaaaatccaaaatattttgagCATGATGTTGGTGCTCAAAAGATTTCAGAGTATTTTGGGTTTCAGATATTCAGATTAGGGTGTTTGACCTGTATACTCTCTGGTTTACAAAGTAGGAAATAGGCCTTAATTGGGAGAAATCAACATCATGGAGAATCTAAAACCTGTGAAGGAACAATGAGTTCTTACAatgaacatttatataaatgCTTAGGAGACATGCGACCTGTTGAGGGTTGGTTGGTTCCTCACTCTGCTGGAAGAAACGTAGGGAACTGGACCCTGGATCCCGTCTCAGTGATCCCTAGCATCAGGGCGGACAGTGCTTCCATCTTTGACAAAGCGTTCATCCTCCCTGCCATGAGCAGAACCGTTATGAGAGTCCCTACTGACTGTGCACAGCACAGAACATTCTCAAACTTTGTAATCTACGAGGATGCAGGGTTTTGCAGCAATCTTAACAGATAGACTGAGTCCTCAAAGTCTTAGATTAGGCCTGCTCATGATGGAGTGAGTAATGAGATTTCAGGTCTtgcagtattttaatttttaattattgacATAAAGGGAAAACATAGACCAGAAGAGGCACTTGTGCATACTCTGTAAGACTCAGCAGAATGTGGAAAGGAAGGGCCTGCACATCTGTAGACCCCATGGCATGAATTCTTCAAATTAGGCTGAGCTTGATCCACAATGGCTGCCCTTAAACCCTGATGTAAAAGTAAGCAAAGATGCTCTTTGAAATAGTCAGGTGAACCTGTTAGCAgtgtctttcagagcttggatGTGTGAACTTAAGGTGCAatattaaaataagcatttttaaaatttactcctGTCTGGTCTAGCCTTTGGCACATGCATGTTCACATACACACCAAGAGGTTCTAGGGAGCTTACCTCCTCTCCATTTCCACATTTCTAAAATGAGGGTTCGAAGCAGCTGGCTGTCAAATGCCTCCCATTCTCCCATTCAGTGACTCCTGATCCAAAGTGGAAGGTCAGTTGGCTCCCATTGCTCGGCTTCCTGGGTGCTGACACATGACAGCCACCTCCAGCACACACACCCCCGATGCACCCATTCATGCTTCAGATCCCCCAAGTCCTGCAGGGACCTAAATCATGAGCACCTGAgcctagaaaataagaaagaactggAATTGCCTCTTCTTTTAGATCTTTATTTGACACTTTCATTCTTTATCCCACCAATGCAAATTGTGGAGAACAGCCAAGAGCCGCGCTGGGAGCCACAGGCTAGCAGGCAGAGTGCTATGAACCCCTGGCCCCACATCACGTAAGTCACGACGGGGATCCGCTGGGAGGTGGAGGGTAACGGCAGACACAAGACTGCTGGAGGCCCAGCAGGGAAGGCTGCCTCCAACTCCCACagtaatttgacttttaaaacacTAGGAACAGTTGCATTCattgtctgttttttttctttaataataaaaaagaaaacccaaaacctTCTATAATTTATAAGCTATTTTTGCTAtctacattatatataaaatatagactCTGTTTACTTTATAACACACATCTTTTCCCCTTGATaaataactctttaaaatatCTAGTATACATGCCTTGACTTTATATATATAAGTTTgcttttatacatatacatacatatatactcatGTTTGTAAAACACAATAAATACATACTTGACGATGACGACCAAACCCAAtgcaaattttgtttaaaaaaaaaaatgcatacacacaGAACAAATGAAGTACAATAAAAGCACCAGGCAGCAAACAAAGTCATAATTGCTAGAAACTTCTCCCTCCCCTGGACAAGGCACAGGGCAGACTAAGGAGCAGGTCAGGTCACAAGCTTTTGTTTCTTAACCTGGGATTAGACTCAGCATCACAAATAAATCACTGCGTTTATAAGGAGGAACCAAGGGGCTCATTCAATGACTTAGCCCTTGAGGTGGCTGCAGAGGACAACAGAGAGCTGGACAGAGAAGGGGGGAGACAGAGACAACAAGACTCCATGGCTCTTGTGAACTTCCTGCCAACACCTGCCCAGGTGAGCTCGGATGGCTGTGCTAATCATCAGGCCGAGTGTTCAGCaggttctttttgttgttctgttcACTGCTGGTGGAAACAGAGGCATGTAGCAGAAAGCAGAGTATTCAATAATGCAATCCTTGAGGTGGCTGAAGGAGAGCCAGCCTCTTCGGCCACCCTCTGAAGGGCTCCAGCAGATAGGCTCCGTGCGTGACTCAGGGGAGAAAAATGTCAGGCTACTGCCTTCCACTCCTGACTCATGTGGTCACTCAGCTCTGGCACTGACTTTACGGCCAGACTCCAGTGGGAACACCAAACCCATCAATTTATTTAGAGAAGCACGGGGGGTCTCAATTCCTCTGGAGAGATGTCCTGGAAGTTCCAGTCCATCCGGACTATCCCTACTGGTGGAGTCTCTGGGCTCACGATTTATACCTATATGACATCTTTCAtcactctcctccctctccccataatggaattaaaatatGGGGTTCTGATAGTTGATCTCCTATCACCCCACAAGCTACCCAGTGTCATGACTTCTTCCCTGGGTTTTACAGGTAGAGGGTGGAAAAGGACTTCTAAGCTAGTTGGGGTGGGCCTCAGGAAATCCCAAAGGTGAAAAATCCGAATTAACGTCCCCATCCttaccaaataaaatacaaattagagatTATTCACATTATAGTCACaatggaaagattttaaaagcTAGTTTTCTGAGTATATTTGAGACATAACTGAGTTTGTGAAAAGTGAATTCACCTGTAAGAGCTCAGGGACTACAGTCCAAGGGAGGCCCAACCTCTCTACCAAAGAGGGAAGCTCAGACACGTCACTTCACCTCCCTGCACCCTTCCCCATTCTATCTCTGAGGGTGCTGTGTGAAGCAAGGTGGGACTCATCAGGAAACTGGGCTTCTTGTCCAGCCCTACTACTAAAGAATTGGGGTGACGTTAGCCATCCTTCATTCTCTCTGCATACAAAATGAGGGGATGAAATgcattagatattgaagttccgTCACATGGATTGGATTTACTTTGTCCCCAGGATATTGTTAGCAAAGCTGATTTCCTCCTATGCCcgtgaaaagaagagaaatcagaTCAGAAGCCCCATTTGTAATCACCAGTCAAAATCCAGTAGCTGCAACTATGAGATGTACAGAGTAAAAGAACACAAAGGAACAAATGCTCAGCTCAAATCCCAGTCACAAAAAATCACCTTGAAAGCCCCACTCCCTGAGAAAAGCTATTTTCCTATGTTATActcagccccccacccccagagcaaaATCTAAGGCCATCTCTGAAGTCAACAAGGTTTTGAAGATCGCCAACTCTGAGGTTTTTCCGTGTCACCTACAACCAAAGATCAAACTAGGAAGTTCCTTTTAAAAGAAGCTGAGTGCTATTTCCatttggggaggggaagaaaaattgACTACTTCTATTTGCAGCTCTGATAATGAACCTTCTGGCAACACACCAAATGTTGCATCCTGCTGGACAGGAGGACGGGGCAGCGGTGGAGCAGAGCTCCAGGTTTAGCCCACTCAGCCCAAGGTGAGGGCAGACCCTTTCCACGTCCTGAACAGCAGAACAGAATTGTGGTTTGGGGAAGAAAGGTTTTGGATTCAAGTGAGCCCCCTTCTGCTTACTGGCTGGGTGATTTTGGACAAGTCACTTTCTAGTGTGTCAACAGGGGTGATAACACCCCATAGGACTGGTCTTATGGACCGAATGAGATGCTCTGCACACAGTGGTATTCGCTGCCAGGTAGGCTAAGCTAGATCCGAGGGGTCCCAGGATGCAATCTTCCCAGCAAGGGGAGAAGGCCTAGAGAAACAGTGGTCACAGACTCCAGAGTTTCCAAACCAGCCCTGGGCATTCCCTTAACACCTGGGCCTGCCTACCTCCTCTCTGAGAACTTGGAATTTAGGACTTTTGTAGAGGTGATCAGTGGCATCCACACAATGCAGGGTACCAGAGAGGCAAAGGGAAACTGAACGTGAGGACCTTAAGGGGCTGCCTCCAGTATAACAGAACAccaaagtattttaaattcatttgctgtcatttttttttttgtactaaaaaATGGACTACCTAggtcttttcttcctctcatttctgTATCTACCTACTACATGCATATCAGTAGAAAAAGTCTGAGTACacttactaaaaatatttttcatgcttctttaaagaatatatattccTTCTCTATCCCCTGGCCTCAAatgcaaatttttgttttgtttttttatcacaGAGCTCTGAGGCCTTTGCAGGGGTAGGGGAATCTCTCAAGTATTATGGTTAAGCACAGAAACACAAAATTGAAACACCAAGACTATCTACTTAAGACTATAAATGATGTCAAAAAATGAAACCTGTAGAGTCATCTAGTTTTATTTCCCTTCATCCTTAATCACAGTCTTTCAGGCaagctaggaagaaaaaaaaaattctttctactGTTTCCACAAAAACTACTTCTCCAGAGGGCAGTTTAGAACAGAAATCCAAACAATCCACAAATGGGGCCTTTCGCTCCAACCTGCGCCTGCAATCCACCACGTCTGCCCTTCTGAAGTGTGTCAGCCCCTCAGGGAGCGTGACCATGTCACAGACAGCTTCCACTAACTAACCCCAGCATGTGGCAGGAGGGCCCTGGGGAGCGGGGCGATTCTTCCCAGGAGAGCGAGACCTGGAAGGTGAACAAGGTCCCCGGGTGCTTGGACACATCCAGGACTATTCCTGTGAGTAGGAGCAGCCCGGGAGCTTTGAAGTGCATTGAGCCCAGAGAGGAGGACACCTCTGTTCCTTTTCAGATGTTGCCCTTTGAGAGGCTGGGGGTGGGCTCTAGGGCCTTCATAGTCCCTCCGAGTTCTACTGCCACTTATGGGAAAGGAAGTCCTCTCCTCGATTGTACACCAAAGACACCTGTTCGACTCCAGTCAGTCTGTGAACCAAAGCCATGCAGACTAGTCCCCACACCCAGCCTCACGAATGTATTACGGGGCCAGTGGGGGGCGGTGCGAAGGGTTAGCAAAGATAACAATTCCACGTTTCAAAATGTACTTGACTCGGTCTCTCTTTCAAGATCAGACCTGAGTTTTTTAGGCTGATTTTGGTGATGTTTGATGATGGTAAGCGTTTATAAACGTGTGCGTGCCATGCCACTGGATGTTCCCTTTTGGCACTGCCCACTCGGAGCTTGCAGTTGGCTGTCGCTATGAAAGCTCAGTAGAGTGGGTGAAAATACAAGAGAGCCAGGGGCAAGCAGAAGATGTTTTTTCAAATGTCAGCCTTCTCCACCCCACGTACATCCCACTGAGGGCTCCAAACCCCCgttttagaaatactgaaaatcaTGTTCCTTATTATCGTTGTTTAATAGGTATTCAAAAGTTTTCAGGTGTCAGAATTCTGGAAGCTAAGGCCAAAGCTAAGGGGAAAAGCCTGTCTCCCCTTCTTAAGGAAATAGGATTCTGCGTGGAACTGAAGGCTTCCCTTTTACATCCACCAAGCTGGCTTTCCCAGAGCCCAAAGCAACTCCCAGCTACACTCATTTGCCCTGTTTGGGGACTCATGCTGCAACACTGGGGCACGTGGCTGACCCAGCTCTGGAGAACTCAGTCAAACCCGCTCTTGGTGTGGTGTTGGCTGTGCTGCCTGGAGAGCCAGGTGGCAGACCACCAGGCCACTCCAGAGATGAATGGCTCTCACACTCGCTCTGCCCTTACTGGAAAGGGCACAAGGTGGCCTCTCGGAGCCACTGTTGACAAGCTCAGAGGGATGgtttcctctctgcctcccctgctCCCACGCAATGTGTACCCTCGCTTACCCCTTCCAGCTTAAGGGAACCCCGCTCTCTGCGGCCAGTCCTGATCTTTTTTCCAACCTCAGCCAAGGGAGGAGGCTCCCTTACCCCACCAGGAGAAGGGTAAGGAACTAGACAAGCCCTTCCATGAGGAAGGTCAGTCAAGGAAACTAAGCCCTTTCTAAGTACTTTTCCCTTCAGACACTTCAAGTGGAATACAAAGCAGCCTCTTGGAATCTGAACGTTCTCACTAGCTAACTCATTTCCAACTCTCTAGACTGATGGGCTTGTGAGGACAGGAGATGATGTGCCACCTCCTGCCTGTGGCAGGGGTCCGGGCGCCTGGTTCCCATGGCCTTGCCTCCATTTGTCTTGCAAAGGAGGCCAAGGTGTGTGGGTGGATGAGGTAGGGAGGGACATCCCCTCCTTGCTTCTCACAGTCAAGGGCAGCCGAGGCAGCCAAGCCTCCTCCCTCTCATGCAAAACCCAGAGAAAACCTGTGAGGGGTGGCAGGCCCTTCCCAGTGGCCCCTAGCTCTGAGCTCAGCCCACCAACGCTCTTGACTGGGGGCCCTTACCTGGGCTGGGGCTCACCTTCTCAGATGCATCTACTCGTGCTCTCCCCAGCTCCCACGATCTCCATGACCACCCGCACCCCTCTGCGTTTCCCCTTCTCTGCCCCCACACAGAAGGTCAAGTCCCACAGGTCCTCAGTCTCCGCTAACAGTAGAGGGACATCCTGCTTCGGCGCATGGCCTCGCTGATCAGGTAGGCGGGACTCAGCTCCGGCTCCTCGGTCATGATGGCAATGTTCTGCCACTCGCCGGTCTGGCTGGACCTCTTGATGGTGTCCACCACACAGAGCGCATACAGGCAGTCGTCGAAGGTGGCGGCCATGGTGAGGGGCCGTCCGTCCCACGTGCGCCGGTCGTCCTGGTCCTGGAAGGCCTGGCGCACGGCCTGCATCATCTTCATGGTGCCGCGCAGGTATGGCGAGGGGATGTCGCTGAAGGCCTTCTCGGGCAGCAGCGAGTTGCTCACGGGCGTGGCGTCCTGCACCAGCAGCTCCTGCTCTGGGGCGCTGTTGCGCTGCCCGTACAAGTCGGTGCCCACGGCCAGCAGGCGCCCGGCCGAGCCCACCACCGTCACGTCCTGCTTGAACTCGCCGGGCACGTTGAAGTTGAGGGTGACGGTGCAGCACACCCCGCCCTCCAGCACCATCTGGAAGGTGCAGAAGTCGTCACTGGTGATCTGGCGGATGCCCTTGATGTGGTCCGTCTGCTTGACGAAGGTCTTGAGCAGCCCGTGGACCTTGACGGCTTTCTGGCCCGTGAGGAAGGTGAGCAGGTCAATGATGTAGGTGCCCACCGAGTGCAGGCCGCCGCCGCCCATCAGGTCGTCGCAGCTCCAGTTGTACTTCTTGCCCAGCAGGCTGCCGCTGTGGACCTGCACCTCGCACACCAACAGCTCGCCCACGTAGCCCTCCTCGATCAGCTGCTTCATCCGCACAAAGGCCGGCAGGAAGCGCAGCACGTTGCCCATGATGCTCATGAGCTTGGGGTAGTAGTGTGCGGCTGACATCATGCGGAAGGCGTCCAGCGGCGTGGCCGTGCGGTCGCAGATGACGTTCTTGCCGATGCCTGCGGGCGGGAGCAAGAAGAGCAGGTCAGCGCTCGTCGCGGCGTGAGCGGTAGGGGGCGCTGTGGCCG contains:
- the Gfod1 gene encoding glucose-fructose oxidoreductase domain-containing protein 1 yields the protein MLPGVGVFGTSLTARVIIPLLKDEGFAVKALWGRTQEEAEELAKEMSVPFYTSRIDEVLLHQDVDLVCINLPPPLTRQIAVKTLGIGKNVICDRTATPLDAFRMMSAAHYYPKLMSIMGNVLRFLPAFVRMKQLIEEGYVGELLVCEVQVHSGSLLGKKYNWSCDDLMGGGGLHSVGTYIIDLLTFLTGQKAVKVHGLLKTFVKQTDHIKGIRQITSDDFCTFQMVLEGGVCCTVTLNFNVPGEFKQDVTVVGSAGRLLAVGTDLYGQRNSAPEQELLVQDATPVSNSLLPEKAFSDIPSPYLRGTMKMMQAVRQAFQDQDDRRTWDGRPLTMAATFDDCLYALCVVDTIKRSSQTGEWQNIAIMTEEPELSPAYLISEAMRRSRMSLYC